CGCCCCACCCTGGTCATGGAACCCAACAAGACGCTGGCCGCCCAGATGGCGAACGAGCTGCGAGAGATGTTGCCGCACAACGCGGTTGAGTACTTCGTGTCGTACTACGACTACTACCAGCCGGAGGCGTACATCGCCCAGACCGACACCTACATCGAAAAGGACAGCTCGATCAACGACGACGTGGAGCGGTTGCGCCACTCCGCCACGTCGGCGCTGCTATCGCGGCGCGACGTGGTGGTGGTGGCCTCGGTGTCCTGCATCTACGGCCTGGGCACCCCGCAGTCCTACCTGGACCGCTCGGTCGAGTTGCGGGTCGGCACCGAGGTGCCGCGGGACGGGCTGCTGCGGCTGCTGGTCGACGTGCAGTACACCCGCAACGACCTGTCCTTCACCCGCGGTTCCTTCCGGGTGCGCGGCGACACCGTGGAGATCATCCCCTCCTACGAGGAGCTGGCGGTTCGTATCGAGTTCTTCGGCGACGAAATCGAGGCGCTGTATTACCTGCACCCGCTGACCGGCGAGGTGATCCGCCAGGTCGACTCGCTGCGGATCTTCCCGGCCACTCACTACGTGGCCGGGCCCGAGCGGATGGCGCATGCGATCTCCACCATCGAGGAGGAGCTGGCCGAGCGGCTCGCCGAATTGGAGGGGCAGGGCAAGTTGCTGGAAGCCCAGCGGCTACGGATGCGCACCAACTACGACATCGAGATGATGCGGCAGGTCGGGTTCTGCTCGGGCATCGAGAACTATTCGCGGCATATCGACGCCCGGGGGCCGGGCTCGCCGCCGGCGACATTGCTGGACTACTTCCCGGAGGATTTTCTGCTCGTCATCGACGAGTCGCACGTCACCGTGCCGCAGATCGGCGGCATGTACGAGGGCGATATCTCGCGCAAGCGCAACCTGGTCGAATACGGGTTCCGGCTGCCGTCGGCGTGCGACAACCGCCCGCTGACCTGGGAGGAGTTCGCCACCCGAATCGGGCAGACGGTCTATCTGTCGGCCACGCCGGGACCGTACGAGCTCAGCCAGTCCGGCGGCGAGTTCGTCGAGCAGGTGATCCGCCCGACCGGCCTGGTGGACCCGAAGGTGGTGGTGAAACCGACCAAGGGGCAGATCGACGATCTCATCGGGGAGATCCGCAAACGCGCCGATGCCGACCAGCGGGTGCTGGTGACCACACTGACCAAGAAGATGGCCGAAGACCTCACCGACTACCTGCTGGAGATGGGTATCCGGGTGCGCTATCTGCATTCCGAGGTCGACACGTTGCGGCGGGTGGAACTGTTACGTCAGCTGCGCCTGGGCGACTACGACGTGCTGGTCGGCATCAATCTGCTGCGCGAGGGCCTGGACCTGCCCGAGGTCTCGCTGGTGTCGATCCTCGACGCCGACAAGGAGGGCTTCTTGCGGTCGTCGCGCAGCCTGATCCAGACGATCGGCCGCGCCGCGCGCAATGTCTCCGGCGAGGTGCACATGTACGCCGACAAGATCACCGACTCGATGAAGGAGGCCATCGACGAGACCGAGCGGCGCCGGGCAAAGCAGATCGCCTACAACGAGGCCAATGGGATCGACCCGCAGCCGCTGCGCAAGAAGATCGCCGACATCCTCGACCAGGTCTACCGCGAGGCCGCTGATATCGAAGCCTCGGAGTCGATCCCGGTCGGTGGGTCGGGCCGCAACGCGTCCCGCGGGCGACGTGCCCAGGGTGCCCCGGGCCGGGCGGTCAGCGCGGGCGTCTTCGAGGGCCGCGACACATCGAACATGCCCCGCGCTGAGCTGGCCGACCTGATCAAGGACCTCACTGAGCAGATGATGGCCGCCGCGCGCGACCTGCAGTTCGAGCTGGCCGCCCGGTTCCGCGACGAAATTGCCGACCTGAAAAAGGAATTGCGCGGAATGGACGCTGCCGGGCTCAAGTGACTCGCGGTGACCACGCGGTGCCTACGGTGTAGCTGTGACCGAGACGGCGAGGGAGACCGGCAGCTGGCGTGAACTGCTGAGCACGCACTTGGGTACGGCCATCATGCTGGCCGGCGGTGTCGCGCTGTATGCCACCAACGAGTTCCTGACCGTCAGCCTCCTGCCGAGCATCATCGCCGAAATCGGCGGCAGCCGGCTGTACGCCTGGGTGACAACCCTGTATCTCGTCGGTTCGGTGGTGGCGGCGACCGCCGTCAACCCCATGCTGTTGCGGGTCGGTGCCCGCACCTCGTACCTGATGGGGTTGACCGTTTTCGGCGTCGCGAGCCTGGTGTGCGGGGCCGCGCCGAATATGGAGACCCTGGTGGCCGGACGCACCCTGCAGGGGGTGGCCGGTGGGCTGCTGGCCGGACTTGGCTACGCGCTGATCAACTCCGCGCTGCCGCATCGGTTGTGGACCCGCGGATCGGCGCTGGTGTCTGCGATGTGGGGGGTGGCGACGCTGGTCGGGCCGGCCACGGGCGGACTTTTCGCACAGTTCGGGCTGTGGCGGTGGGCGTTCGCTGCGACGGCGGCGATGTCCGGGCTGATGGCCGTGCTGGTGCTGGGCGTGCTGCGCACCCGGGCCGGTGCCAGCGGTGAGCAACCGGTGACACCCGCGCACAGGGTGCCGGTGTGGTCGTTGTTGTTGATGGGAGCTGCCGCCCTGGCTGTCAGCGTCGCCGAACTCCCGCGCTACCTGGTGCAGACCGCGGGCTTGCTGGTCGCCAGCGTGCTGCTGATCGGAATTTTCGTGGTCGTCGACTGGCGGATGCAGGCGGCAGTGTTGCCGCACAGCGTCTTTGGTCCTGGTCCGTTGAAGTGGATCTACCTGACCATGTCGGTGCAGATGGTCGCCGCGATGGTGACCACCTATGTGCCGCTGTTCGGTCAGCGGTTAGGGAACCTCACACCGGTGGCGGCCGGATTCTTGGGTGCGTCGCTGGCCGTCGGCTGGACGGCCAGCGAGATCGTCAGCGCATCGCTGAACAACAGCCGAGTGATCGGGCATGTGGTGGCGGCCGCGCCGTTGGTGATGGCGTCGGGTTTGGCGCTGGGCGCCCTCACCCAGCGTGCCGATGCGTCCCTCGGGATCGTCGGGCTGTGGGCGCTGGCGTTGCTGATCACCGGGACCGGGATCGGGATCGCCTGGCCGCATCTGTCCGCGTGGGCGATGGATTGCGTCGACGACCCGGCCGAAGGCGGCGCCGCGGCGGCGGCCATCAACATCGTGCAGCTCATCTCGGCAGCCTTCGGCGCCGGCCTGGCCGGCGTCGTGGTCAACGCGGCCGCGGGGGGCGAGGTGGCGGCCGCTCGCTGGTTGTTCGCGGTATTCACCGTGCTGGCCGCCCTCGGGTTCATCGCCTCCTGCCGGGCGACCCACCGCCAACGTCGGTCACCGGGTTGATTTGACGACCTGCGAGTAGTGGAACTGCCACCGCTCGACGATGTGGAAGCCCAGATAACCGGGAAACTGGTACACCGGCGTGCGCCTGAACGCCGTTCCCGGCGACAACGCTTGTCCTGCTTGATGATCCGGCAACGACTTGTCGCGGTTGGTGATCGTCCACAGCGTCGGGCATTTGTTGATCTTGGCGGTGGTCAGCCACACCGCCACGTGGCCGTCCCACAGTGTGCCGACCTTGGGTCCGTAGGCGCCGCGTTCGACGTCGATCAGCGACCGGAACGCGGCCGGGCGGGTGGCCAGCAGCGCCCGGATCGGCCCCGGTCGCCAGGGCACGGTGTTGTCCACCAGGAGGCAGTCTCCCGGCGCGGCATGGGCGCTGATGACGTCGGCGACCTGGCTGTAATCCCAGCCTTCCTTGGCGTAGGGTCCACGCTGGGTGAAGTAGTAGTTCGGGAACGCGGCGACGGCGAAGAGCACGACCACCCCGGTGATGAGCCAGGGCTCGCGGGCCACGGTGACGATGCAGATGGCCAGGATGATCGCCGCTCCGGGCGCGGTCAGGATCAGGTAGCGCGGGTAGTAGATGGGTTCGACGGCCACCGAGTAGATCAGGACGACGGTGGTGGGGATGACGACCCAGGCCGCGCCGGCCAGCAGCAGCGGGCGGGTGCCCTCGCCGGGCCACGGCGCGCCGGCCAACCGCACCACGACCGCGGCTGCGACGACCACACCCGAAAGGATGGCGAACGGAACGCTGTGGTCGAAGTACTGCCGATGCACCACATCGAGGAAGAGGTTTCGGTTCAGCCCGGAGATCCACCCGACCTGCCACACCTGTCCGTGCGCGAACAGGACGAAGGGCGTCATGGCCCCGACCGCGGCCACCGAGGCGACCGTCCACCGGATCACGGCACCTTTCCGCGCCGTCGCGGGCGCCAGCAGCGGTAGCAGCGCGGCGTACACGGGCACCAGCAGTCCCAGGTTGATGCTGATCAAGATCGACAGCATCAGCCCCAACGCATACAGCAGCCACAGCCACGGCTTGTTGCGCCGCACCGCGGCGACCAGCAGCACCGTCAGCCAGACCGCAGCCGTCACCGAGAGTGCAGAGGAGCGCGCCTCGATGCCCGCCCAGGTCACCCGAGGCAGGATGGCAAAGACGGCTCCCGCACACAATGCGGTGCTGCGGCCGGAAAACTGTTTCGCGAACACGACGACGCCGGCGGCGGCGGCTCCGATGGCCAGGCTGCTGGGTACCCGCGACCAGAACTCGGTCGGCGGGAAGATCGCGAACCAGCCATGCATCAGCAGGTAGTACAGGCCGTGCACGGCGTCGATATGACTCAGCAGGTTCCACAACTCCGGCAGGGTGCGCCGTGCCGAAGCCGAGATCGTCGCACCCTCGTCGAACCACAGCGACGGCCGACCGGCCCAGGCTCCGCTCACGACCATAGCCAGCAAAGCGACCGCCCAGGGGTCGAGGCGCCGGCCCGGGGCATGCGAGTGCGCAGCCTCGCCCGCCAGCGGCGCCGCGTCCTGATCGAGGGTCGGTGCAGACATGATGCCTGTCACTGTAGGTCGCCGGCGATGATTCCGGTCACCAGCCGTCGTCTCGCCACCCGGCCGGCGTCGGGGCGCACCGCCGCCGGTGCCACCTCGAATGATCACCATATCTAGCTAAACACGTTGCGCCGCAGCCATTTTCAG
The nucleotide sequence above comes from Mycobacterium pseudokansasii. Encoded proteins:
- a CDS encoding MFS transporter, with translation MTETARETGSWRELLSTHLGTAIMLAGGVALYATNEFLTVSLLPSIIAEIGGSRLYAWVTTLYLVGSVVAATAVNPMLLRVGARTSYLMGLTVFGVASLVCGAAPNMETLVAGRTLQGVAGGLLAGLGYALINSALPHRLWTRGSALVSAMWGVATLVGPATGGLFAQFGLWRWAFAATAAMSGLMAVLVLGVLRTRAGASGEQPVTPAHRVPVWSLLLMGAAALAVSVAELPRYLVQTAGLLVASVLLIGIFVVVDWRMQAAVLPHSVFGPGPLKWIYLTMSVQMVAAMVTTYVPLFGQRLGNLTPVAAGFLGASLAVGWTASEIVSASLNNSRVIGHVVAAAPLVMASGLALGALTQRADASLGIVGLWALALLITGTGIGIAWPHLSAWAMDCVDDPAEGGAAAAAINIVQLISAAFGAGLAGVVVNAAAGGEVAAARWLFAVFTVLAALGFIASCRATHRQRRSPG
- the uvrB gene encoding excinuclease ABC subunit UvrB encodes the protein MAFATEHPVVAHSEYRPAAEDVEGLVRSGARFEVVSPHAPAGDQPAAIDELERRINAGERDVVLLGATGTGKSATTAWLIERLQRPTLVMEPNKTLAAQMANELREMLPHNAVEYFVSYYDYYQPEAYIAQTDTYIEKDSSINDDVERLRHSATSALLSRRDVVVVASVSCIYGLGTPQSYLDRSVELRVGTEVPRDGLLRLLVDVQYTRNDLSFTRGSFRVRGDTVEIIPSYEELAVRIEFFGDEIEALYYLHPLTGEVIRQVDSLRIFPATHYVAGPERMAHAISTIEEELAERLAELEGQGKLLEAQRLRMRTNYDIEMMRQVGFCSGIENYSRHIDARGPGSPPATLLDYFPEDFLLVIDESHVTVPQIGGMYEGDISRKRNLVEYGFRLPSACDNRPLTWEEFATRIGQTVYLSATPGPYELSQSGGEFVEQVIRPTGLVDPKVVVKPTKGQIDDLIGEIRKRADADQRVLVTTLTKKMAEDLTDYLLEMGIRVRYLHSEVDTLRRVELLRQLRLGDYDVLVGINLLREGLDLPEVSLVSILDADKEGFLRSSRSLIQTIGRAARNVSGEVHMYADKITDSMKEAIDETERRRAKQIAYNEANGIDPQPLRKKIADILDQVYREAADIEASESIPVGGSGRNASRGRRAQGAPGRAVSAGVFEGRDTSNMPRAELADLIKDLTEQMMAAARDLQFELAARFRDEIADLKKELRGMDAAGLK
- a CDS encoding glycosyltransferase family 39 protein, coding for MVIIRGGTGGGAPRRRPGGETTAGDRNHRRRPTVTGIMSAPTLDQDAAPLAGEAAHSHAPGRRLDPWAVALLAMVVSGAWAGRPSLWFDEGATISASARRTLPELWNLLSHIDAVHGLYYLLMHGWFAIFPPTEFWSRVPSSLAIGAAAAGVVVFAKQFSGRSTALCAGAVFAILPRVTWAGIEARSSALSVTAAVWLTVLLVAAVRRNKPWLWLLYALGLMLSILISINLGLLVPVYAALLPLLAPATARKGAVIRWTVASVAAVGAMTPFVLFAHGQVWQVGWISGLNRNLFLDVVHRQYFDHSVPFAILSGVVVAAAVVVRLAGAPWPGEGTRPLLLAGAAWVVIPTTVVLIYSVAVEPIYYPRYLILTAPGAAIILAICIVTVAREPWLITGVVVLFAVAAFPNYYFTQRGPYAKEGWDYSQVADVISAHAAPGDCLLVDNTVPWRPGPIRALLATRPAAFRSLIDVERGAYGPKVGTLWDGHVAVWLTTAKINKCPTLWTITNRDKSLPDHQAGQALSPGTAFRRTPVYQFPGYLGFHIVERWQFHYSQVVKSTR